The proteins below are encoded in one region of Homo sapiens chromosome 2, GRCh38.p14 Primary Assembly:
- the TRPM8 gene encoding transient receptor potential cation channel subfamily M member 8 isoform 17 (isoform 17 is encoded by transcript variant 24), whose translation MEGTQINQSEKWNYKKHTKEFPTDAFGDIQFETLGKKGKYIRLSCDTDAEILYELLTQHWHLKTPNLVISVTGGAKNFALKPRMRKIFSRLIYIAQSKGAWILTGGTHYGLMKYIGEVVRDNTISRSSEENIVAIGIAAWGMVSNRDTLIRNCDAEVPVGQEEVC comes from the exons ATGGAAGGCACCCAGATCAACCAAAGTGAGAAATGGAACTACAAGAAACACACCAAGGAATTTCCTACCGACGCCTTTGGGGATATTCAGTTTGAGACActggggaagaaagggaag TATATACGTCTGTCCTGCGACACGGACGCGGAAATCCTTTACGAGCTGCTGACCCAGCACTGGCACCTGAAAACACCCAACCTGGTCATTTCTGTGACCGGGGGCGCCAAGAACTTCGCCCTGAAGCCGCGCATGCGCAAGATCTTCAGCCGGCTCATCTACATCGCGCAGTCCAAAG GTGCTTGGATTCTCACGGGAGGCACCCATTATGGCCTGATGAAGTACATCGGGGAGGTGGTGAGAGATAACACCATCAGCAGGAGTTCAGAGGAGAATATTGTGGCCATTGGCATAGCAGCTTGGGGCATGGTCTCCAACCGGGACACCCTCATCAGGAATTGCGATGCTGAGGTACCGGTGGGACAGGAGGAGGTCTGCTAG
- the TRPM8 gene encoding transient receptor potential cation channel subfamily M member 8 isoform 16 (isoform 16 is encoded by transcript variant 22), which yields MKSFLPVHTIVLIRENVCKCGYAQSQHMEGTQINQSEKWNYKKHTKEFPTDAFGDIQFETLGKKGKYIRLSCDTDAEILYELLTQHWHLKTPNLVISVTGGAKNFALKPRMRKIFSRLIYIAQSKGAWILTGGTHYGLMKYIGEVVRDNTISRSSEENIVAIGIAAWGMVSNRDTLIRNCDAEVPVGQEEVC from the exons ATGAAATCCTTCCTTCCTGTCCACACCATCGTGCTTATCAGGGAGAATGTGTGCAAGTGTGGCTATGCCCAGAGCCAGCACATGGAAGGCACCCAGATCAACCAAAGTGAGAAATGGAACTACAAGAAACACACCAAGGAATTTCCTACCGACGCCTTTGGGGATATTCAGTTTGAGACActggggaagaaagggaag TATATACGTCTGTCCTGCGACACGGACGCGGAAATCCTTTACGAGCTGCTGACCCAGCACTGGCACCTGAAAACACCCAACCTGGTCATTTCTGTGACCGGGGGCGCCAAGAACTTCGCCCTGAAGCCGCGCATGCGCAAGATCTTCAGCCGGCTCATCTACATCGCGCAGTCCAAAG GTGCTTGGATTCTCACGGGAGGCACCCATTATGGCCTGATGAAGTACATCGGGGAGGTGGTGAGAGATAACACCATCAGCAGGAGTTCAGAGGAGAATATTGTGGCCATTGGCATAGCAGCTTGGGGCATGGTCTCCAACCGGGACACCCTCATCAGGAATTGCGATGCTGAGGTACCGGTGGGACAGGAGGAGGTCTGCTAG
- the TRPM8 gene encoding transient receptor potential cation channel subfamily M member 8 isoform 15 (isoform 15 is encoded by transcript variant 21) translates to MSFRAARLSMRNRRNDTLDSTRTLYSSASRSTDLSYSESDLVNFIQANFKKRECVFFTKDSKATENVCKCGYAQSQHMEGTQINQSEKWNYKKHTKEFPTDAFGDIQFETLGKKGKYIRLSCDTDAEILYELLTQHWHLKTPNLVISVTGGAKNFALKPRMRKIFSRLIYIAQSKGAWILTGGTHYGLMKYIGEVVRDNTISRSSEENIVAIGIAAWGMVSNRDTLIRNCDAEVPVGQEEVC, encoded by the exons ATGTCCTTTCGGGCAGCCAGGCTCAGCATGAGGAACAGAAGGAATGACACTCTGGACAGCACCCGGACCCTGTACTCCAGCGCGTCTCGGAGCACAGACTTGTCTTACAGTGAAAGC GACTTGGTGAATTTTATTCAAGCAAATTTTAAGAAACGAGAATGTGTCTTCTTTACCAAAGATTCCAAGGCCAC GGAGAATGTGTGCAAGTGTGGCTATGCCCAGAGCCAGCACATGGAAGGCACCCAGATCAACCAAAGTGAGAAATGGAACTACAAGAAACACACCAAGGAATTTCCTACCGACGCCTTTGGGGATATTCAGTTTGAGACActggggaagaaagggaag TATATACGTCTGTCCTGCGACACGGACGCGGAAATCCTTTACGAGCTGCTGACCCAGCACTGGCACCTGAAAACACCCAACCTGGTCATTTCTGTGACCGGGGGCGCCAAGAACTTCGCCCTGAAGCCGCGCATGCGCAAGATCTTCAGCCGGCTCATCTACATCGCGCAGTCCAAAG GTGCTTGGATTCTCACGGGAGGCACCCATTATGGCCTGATGAAGTACATCGGGGAGGTGGTGAGAGATAACACCATCAGCAGGAGTTCAGAGGAGAATATTGTGGCCATTGGCATAGCAGCTTGGGGCATGGTCTCCAACCGGGACACCCTCATCAGGAATTGCGATGCTGAGGTACCGGTGGGACAGGAGGAGGTCTGCTAG